The Parashewanella tropica genome window below encodes:
- a CDS encoding DUF3010 family protein, whose protein sequence is MRICGVELTGGEAILCLLSYEGDTFTVPECRKRSFSISKSSETDNIRDFHFAFNKLMEDYKIDRIVILERHQKGKFAGSATSFKLEAAIQLQDLPVDLISILDVKEQIKRNPPHVDFDTLGLKKFQKTAFETVYAFQNRLIYQK, encoded by the coding sequence ATGAGAATTTGTGGTGTAGAACTGACTGGTGGCGAAGCCATTTTATGCTTACTAAGTTATGAGGGTGATACCTTCACGGTACCAGAATGCCGTAAGCGTTCTTTTAGCATATCGAAATCGAGTGAAACGGATAATATTCGTGACTTCCATTTTGCCTTTAATAAACTAATGGAAGATTACAAAATCGATCGCATCGTAATTTTAGAGCGTCATCAAAAAGGCAAGTTCGCAGGAAGTGCCACCAGCTTTAAACTTGAAGCGGCAATTCAACTCCAAGATCTTCCTGTAGATTTAATTTCGATTCTTGACGTGAAAGAGCAGATTAAACGTAACCCACCTCATGTAGATTTTGATACCTTGGGATTGAAAAAATTCCAAAAAACGGCATTTGAAACGGTTTATGCGTTTCAAAACCGCTTGATCTATCAAAAATAA
- a CDS encoding phosphoethanolamine transferase, whose amino-acid sequence MSLKKFFYRERSFGGVIATLALYFTLVLNVPVYHKLYGIFSDGSQHSIPFIISIPIFFFFVIYLVLHLFAWPKVVKVFFIPLLIISSAMSYATFYYGVIFDKDMLVNILDTNKGEALSYLSLYSVGWVFLLGVLPSAVLGFTKIKDISIKELVINKFMALFVVVVGIFAIAAIFYKDYASFGRTHNNLQELVIPTEFLYSVTKLTKQKYFSPKVPYKKVGLDAKLNPKAFGGNKSKKPNLVIFMLGETARAQNYPFNGYHRNTIPYTQMYKPYFFTQVASCGTATAVSVPCMFSNMNRTEFDVKRADNQDDVLDIMQRAGIDVLWKENDGGDKHVAKNVTQIKLDTSKVDEFCNGSSCHDEALLKGLYSQIIRMKGDKFIVLHLIGSHGPTYFERYPKSMDFYKPSCQRADIENCSSEEIYNVYDNTLRYTDYVMAKAIGLLKSFEFSHNVALMYMSDHGESLGEDGIYLHGLPYKFAPTEQKHVPWMFWMSDEFAKVKNISGNCLRKNAHNAYSQDNLFSTLLGLMDVSTKAYNKKMDIFSECRGEKAEQ is encoded by the coding sequence ATGTCATTAAAAAAATTTTTCTATCGCGAGAGATCGTTTGGTGGCGTCATAGCTACATTAGCCTTGTATTTCACTTTGGTACTAAATGTACCTGTATACCACAAATTGTACGGCATTTTTTCTGACGGCTCACAACACAGCATACCTTTCATTATCTCAATACCGATTTTCTTTTTTTTCGTGATCTATTTGGTTCTGCATCTATTTGCTTGGCCCAAAGTAGTCAAAGTGTTTTTTATTCCATTGCTGATCATTTCTAGCGCGATGAGTTACGCCACTTTCTACTATGGTGTGATTTTCGATAAAGACATGTTGGTGAATATTCTTGATACCAATAAAGGAGAGGCACTTTCATACTTGAGCCTATATTCGGTTGGGTGGGTGTTTTTACTCGGTGTGTTACCAAGTGCCGTTTTAGGTTTTACTAAAATAAAAGACATCTCGATAAAAGAGTTAGTGATTAATAAATTTATGGCGCTGTTTGTCGTTGTGGTGGGAATATTTGCGATTGCGGCCATATTTTACAAGGATTATGCTTCATTTGGTCGAACCCACAATAATTTGCAAGAACTGGTTATTCCTACCGAGTTTTTGTATAGCGTAACCAAATTAACAAAACAGAAGTACTTTAGTCCTAAAGTGCCTTATAAAAAAGTAGGTTTAGATGCCAAGCTAAATCCTAAGGCTTTTGGAGGAAATAAGTCGAAGAAACCTAACTTAGTTATTTTCATGTTAGGTGAGACGGCAAGGGCGCAAAATTATCCTTTTAATGGCTATCACAGAAATACCATACCCTATACCCAAATGTACAAGCCTTATTTTTTTACTCAAGTGGCTTCGTGTGGCACGGCTACAGCAGTTTCTGTCCCTTGTATGTTTTCTAATATGAATCGAACTGAGTTCGACGTTAAGCGTGCAGATAATCAAGATGATGTATTAGATATCATGCAAAGGGCGGGCATTGACGTACTCTGGAAAGAAAATGATGGTGGCGACAAACATGTAGCTAAAAATGTGACTCAAATTAAGCTAGATACGTCTAAAGTTGATGAGTTTTGCAATGGTTCAAGCTGTCATGATGAAGCGCTATTAAAAGGGTTATATTCTCAAATCATTCGAATGAAAGGAGATAAGTTCATTGTTCTCCACTTGATTGGAAGTCATGGGCCAACCTATTTTGAACGCTACCCAAAATCAATGGATTTTTATAAGCCAAGCTGTCAACGTGCTGATATTGAAAACTGCTCATCTGAAGAAATTTATAATGTATATGACAATACACTCAGGTATACAGACTATGTAATGGCGAAAGCCATAGGCTTGTTAAAGAGCTTTGAGTTCAGCCACAACGTAGCTTTAATGTATATGTCTGATCATGGTGAGTCATTGGGTGAAGACGGTATTTATTTGCATGGCTTGCCGTATAAGTTCGCACCAACAGAGCAAAAGCATGTGCCTTGGATGTTCTGGATGTCGGATGAATTTGCTAAGGTCAAAAATATCAGTGGAAACTGCTTAAGGAAAAATGCTCATAATGCTTATAGCCAAGATAACCTATTTTCTACCTTGCTAGGTTTAATGGATGTATCGACTAAGGCTTATAACAAGAAAATGGATATTTTTTCTGAATGTCGAGGAGAGAAAGCGGAGCAGTAG
- a CDS encoding AAA family ATPase, with the protein MKPELLSMSAFGPFSGTQEIDFNSLSEHALFLINGPTGAGKTTILDGICFALYGKTTGNEREGTQMRCDMAADEVLTEVTFQFSLGESRYRIRRVPEQARKKKSGDGYTQQKPEAQLYQVEDDGSTRLMVETKVSEATTKIEQLLGLDVEQFRQVMVLPQGKFRELLMADSKSREKIFGQLFQTQIYKRIEDHLKQQSASIRQQVQDIRYQRKGILQSAGLDSDKALTEQLESLKPQLEQAEKQKNNAQLELQTATKSLDSAHQLKQKFVELNKVKEQQQQLQQQAENIEQIKQQLELSYKASQLLPIFENYNKRQQELTQSNQQFEQAKSQLQSAEQKQQAFQAQLQLQPQLEADLKQAHIKLEQLQLLQPLITEQQGIATNLLGLQQQLNALKLQEDNDKQSLQNLAEEKIKLQQQVNELQQQASTQFELQNQVNELENALKNYQQYQNQQAQIDQLKQQLEQAKQQGLQLKSIYKQMESEHKALQLSWHQSQAAVLASQLNQGDACPVCGSIEHPQLAIANVTPPTEQELDTAAKAEQQALQNLNDARSHYSSLKDQLKLLTEQLQPLADQLTHYLSQPLNEWQQQLNALKAQLTQAVQAQNNLAQTQQNLLGIEQQEVQVRQQLDNLLAQINEQEKTQAELQTKLNSIEQQLPENITSHDQLVAALTQAEQNVNGLAQQIKTIQQQSIEITEQLASARSALSSIEDRVKESETNYSQAQHEFESQSKASGFEDGEAVKKAVLQESQQEQFKVQVEQYQQDCAVNDSQLIALTKELDGQTQPETSLLEQVQQQKQQLLAEKEQAWQSLESSRSQLHKIQTKLAEVDETSASLEQEYAVVGTLSDIANGQTGNKISLNRFVLSVLLDDVLLDASTRLSVMSKGRYRLYRKENKAKGNKASGLDLEVEDAYTSKVRDVSTLSGGESFMAALSLALALSEVVQAYAGGIKLDTLFIDEGFGSLDQDSLDLAVRTLMDLQSTGRMIGVISHVTEMKEQIQQRIDISKNSTGSVAKVIAA; encoded by the coding sequence ATGAAGCCTGAATTATTGAGTATGTCGGCTTTTGGACCTTTCTCAGGTACTCAAGAAATCGACTTCAACTCACTGTCTGAACATGCCTTGTTTTTGATAAATGGTCCAACAGGTGCTGGGAAAACCACCATTCTTGATGGTATCTGCTTTGCCTTGTATGGCAAAACCACTGGCAATGAGCGTGAAGGCACGCAAATGCGCTGTGATATGGCAGCAGATGAGGTGTTAACTGAAGTCACCTTCCAGTTCAGCTTAGGTGAAAGCCGTTATCGGATCAGGCGAGTACCCGAGCAAGCCCGTAAAAAGAAAAGCGGTGATGGTTATACACAACAAAAGCCTGAAGCGCAGCTATATCAAGTTGAAGATGATGGCTCAACTCGCTTGATGGTTGAAACCAAGGTATCAGAAGCCACGACTAAAATTGAGCAATTGTTAGGTTTAGATGTTGAGCAATTCAGACAAGTGATGGTATTGCCACAAGGTAAGTTCCGTGAACTCTTGATGGCGGATTCCAAATCACGAGAAAAAATTTTTGGGCAGCTGTTTCAAACTCAAATATATAAACGCATCGAGGATCATCTTAAGCAACAATCGGCATCAATCCGTCAGCAAGTACAAGATATTCGTTATCAGCGAAAAGGTATCTTACAATCTGCGGGTTTAGATTCAGATAAAGCGCTTACCGAGCAATTAGAGTCGTTAAAACCTCAACTAGAACAAGCTGAAAAGCAAAAAAATAATGCACAGTTAGAGTTACAAACGGCGACCAAGTCGTTGGATTCAGCGCATCAACTCAAGCAAAAGTTTGTTGAACTCAATAAAGTAAAAGAGCAACAGCAGCAATTACAGCAGCAAGCCGAAAATATCGAACAAATAAAACAACAATTAGAGTTGTCCTACAAAGCCAGTCAGTTGTTACCTATCTTTGAGAATTACAACAAACGCCAGCAAGAGCTAACTCAATCAAATCAGCAATTTGAACAAGCGAAAAGTCAGCTACAAAGTGCCGAGCAAAAACAGCAAGCTTTTCAAGCGCAATTACAGTTACAGCCTCAATTAGAAGCAGATTTAAAACAGGCTCATATTAAGTTAGAACAGTTACAGCTGCTTCAACCTTTGATTACTGAGCAGCAAGGTATTGCTACGAATTTATTAGGCTTACAACAGCAGCTAAATGCTTTAAAACTGCAAGAGGATAATGACAAACAAAGCTTGCAGAATTTAGCTGAAGAAAAAATAAAGCTGCAACAGCAAGTTAATGAATTACAACAGCAGGCTAGTACTCAATTTGAGTTACAAAACCAAGTCAATGAGCTTGAAAATGCGCTGAAAAATTATCAGCAATACCAAAATCAACAAGCTCAAATTGACCAACTAAAGCAGCAATTAGAACAAGCCAAACAGCAAGGTTTACAGCTTAAGTCGATTTATAAACAAATGGAATCGGAACATAAAGCTTTACAGCTTTCTTGGCATCAAAGTCAAGCGGCGGTTTTAGCCAGTCAGCTGAATCAAGGAGATGCTTGTCCTGTATGTGGTAGTATTGAGCACCCTCAACTAGCTATCGCAAATGTAACGCCTCCAACAGAGCAAGAGTTAGATACTGCTGCCAAAGCCGAGCAACAAGCACTGCAAAATTTGAACGATGCCAGAAGTCATTACTCAAGTTTGAAAGATCAATTAAAATTGCTTACAGAGCAATTACAGCCTTTAGCTGATCAATTGACACATTATTTATCTCAACCTCTCAATGAGTGGCAACAACAGCTAAATGCTTTAAAGGCTCAATTAACTCAAGCCGTTCAGGCGCAGAATAATCTTGCTCAAACTCAGCAAAACTTGCTGGGGATTGAACAGCAAGAAGTGCAAGTTCGCCAGCAGTTAGATAACCTTCTTGCTCAAATCAACGAGCAAGAAAAAACTCAGGCAGAGTTACAAACTAAACTTAATTCGATAGAACAACAACTACCAGAAAATATTACGAGTCATGATCAACTTGTGGCTGCGTTAACACAAGCTGAGCAAAACGTTAATGGCTTAGCGCAGCAAATCAAAACCATTCAACAACAATCGATTGAAATCACAGAGCAGTTAGCGTCGGCAAGATCTGCTTTATCCAGTATCGAAGACAGAGTTAAAGAGTCTGAAACTAATTATTCTCAAGCCCAACATGAGTTTGAGTCGCAATCAAAAGCATCTGGGTTTGAAGATGGTGAAGCTGTTAAAAAGGCGGTGTTACAAGAATCTCAGCAAGAGCAGTTCAAAGTACAAGTAGAGCAATACCAACAAGACTGTGCGGTTAATGATTCGCAACTTATAGCATTGACTAAAGAACTTGATGGGCAAACTCAGCCAGAGACTTCACTATTAGAGCAAGTTCAGCAGCAAAAACAGCAACTGTTAGCAGAGAAAGAGCAGGCATGGCAGTCGCTTGAATCGAGTCGTTCACAGTTACATAAGATCCAAACGAAATTGGCTGAAGTCGATGAAACCTCTGCATCTTTAGAACAAGAGTATGCGGTTGTTGGGACCTTGTCTGATATTGCTAATGGACAAACTGGAAACAAAATTAGCTTGAATCGTTTTGTTCTCAGCGTGTTGCTGGATGACGTGCTTCTTGATGCCAGCACGCGTTTAAGTGTGATGAGTAAGGGGCGCTATCGTCTTTACCGCAAAGAAAATAAGGCGAAAGGTAATAAAGCTTCAGGTTTAGATTTGGAAGTGGAAGATGCTTATACCTCTAAAGTGAGAGATGTTTCGACTTTAAGTGGTGGTGAATCCTTTATGGCGGCTTTGTCATTGGCATTAGCATTATCTGAAGTCGTACAGGCTTATGCTGGTGGGATCAAATTGGATACTTTGTTTATTGACGAAGGTTTTGGGAGCTTAGATCAAGATTCGCTGGATTTAGCTGTAAGAACGTTAATGGATTTACAGTCGACAGGAAGAATGATTGGCGTGATTTCTCATGTTACTGAGATGAAAGAGCAAATTCAGCAACGCATTGATATTTCGAAAAACTCAACAGGCAGCGTTGCCAAGGTGATTGCGGCTTAA
- a CDS encoding exonuclease SbcCD subunit D: protein MKFIHTSDWHIGRYLHNQSLHQEQKAVLEQITKLAVDNDVDAIIVAGDIYDRSVPPATSVELLNNALNQILEHDIQVIMIAGNHDSHQRLGFGSSQMSNSGLHIIGPLSKELCHIELKGKNSNAVFYTIPYAEPSRVRELFDCDVSTHEQAMNVLLKQVHDHDSKGLPKVVMSHCFIDGGIDSESERPLSVGGADKISAALFEPFDYVALGHLHGPQYKGAEHVRYSGSPLKYSFSETSQKKSVTLVEFFNDSNKPQISLLPLTSPRDVRVIDGELETILEEGKTDPNSDDYILIRLQDKHAILDAMGKLRTVYPNVLHLERVGLLASSEKTEIRRQHIKQNEMDMFSSFFSEMTGESLSEPQQQLMNVLLDNLHKNKDNG from the coding sequence ATGAAATTTATTCATACTTCTGACTGGCATATCGGTCGCTATTTACACAATCAATCGCTACATCAAGAGCAGAAGGCAGTACTTGAACAAATCACAAAGCTTGCTGTCGACAATGATGTAGACGCCATAATCGTTGCAGGTGATATTTATGACCGTTCAGTACCGCCCGCAACCTCGGTTGAGTTATTAAATAATGCGCTTAATCAAATTCTTGAACATGACATCCAAGTGATCATGATTGCAGGAAACCATGACAGTCATCAACGGCTCGGATTTGGTTCAAGCCAAATGTCGAATAGTGGTTTACATATCATTGGACCATTATCGAAAGAACTCTGTCATATTGAGCTTAAAGGCAAAAATAGCAATGCTGTTTTCTATACCATTCCTTACGCTGAACCATCGCGAGTAAGAGAATTATTTGATTGTGACGTCAGTACTCATGAACAAGCAATGAACGTACTTTTGAAGCAAGTACATGATCATGATAGTAAGGGTTTACCTAAGGTTGTGATGAGTCACTGCTTTATTGATGGTGGCATAGACTCAGAGTCGGAGCGTCCACTGAGTGTCGGTGGTGCAGACAAAATCAGTGCGGCATTATTTGAGCCTTTTGACTATGTGGCTTTAGGCCACTTACATGGTCCACAGTATAAAGGTGCAGAGCACGTTCGTTATTCTGGCTCTCCTCTTAAATATTCTTTTAGTGAAACCAGTCAGAAAAAGTCCGTGACCCTTGTTGAGTTTTTCAATGATTCTAACAAACCACAAATCAGCTTATTACCACTAACGAGCCCAAGAGACGTTAGAGTTATTGATGGTGAACTAGAAACCATTCTAGAAGAAGGTAAAACCGATCCAAATTCTGATGATTACATTCTTATCCGTTTACAAGACAAGCATGCCATTTTGGATGCCATGGGTAAGCTTAGAACGGTTTACCCGAATGTGTTGCATCTCGAGCGAGTCGGTTTATTAGCTAGCTCTGAAAAAACGGAGATAAGGCGTCAGCATATAAAACAAAACGAGATGGACATGTTTTCTAGCTTCTTTTCAGAAATGACCGGTGAGTCATTATCCGAGCCGCAGCAGCAATTGATGAATGTATTATTAGATAATTTACATAAGAACAAGGATAACGGATGA
- a CDS encoding TSUP family transporter, protein MDFELTIQIALILFTVAALAGFIDSIAGGGGLLTIPALMWAGLPPVAALATNKLQASAGSFFASWYFIRHGAVKLKTMWLAVGCAFVGSALGAFAVQQIDAEILKVILPFLIFGIGLYFLFSKKLSDDDKHQVLTPTLFAFTAAIGVGFYDGFFGPGTGSFFALAFVMLYGFGLGKATAHAKLLNFSTNIASLIIFIIGGHVVWLLGLTMMVGQALGANLGSRLVLSKGTKLIRPMVVTMSLAMSIKLLSDQFTS, encoded by the coding sequence ATGGACTTTGAGCTAACCATTCAAATTGCATTAATACTATTCACAGTCGCAGCATTAGCAGGGTTTATCGACTCCATTGCCGGGGGAGGAGGCTTGCTAACCATTCCTGCTCTGATGTGGGCGGGTTTACCACCTGTAGCTGCACTAGCGACAAATAAGTTACAGGCGAGCGCTGGCAGTTTTTTTGCCAGTTGGTATTTTATACGGCACGGTGCCGTTAAGTTGAAAACAATGTGGCTGGCTGTTGGGTGTGCCTTTGTCGGCTCTGCACTTGGGGCTTTTGCTGTTCAGCAAATCGATGCGGAAATTTTAAAAGTCATCCTTCCATTTTTAATTTTTGGCATTGGGCTATATTTTTTATTTTCAAAAAAGCTATCGGATGATGATAAACACCAAGTGCTAACTCCCACTTTATTTGCCTTTACTGCTGCAATTGGTGTGGGTTTTTATGATGGTTTCTTTGGTCCCGGGACAGGAAGTTTCTTCGCTCTAGCATTTGTTATGTTATATGGTTTTGGCTTAGGTAAAGCCACAGCTCATGCTAAGTTATTAAACTTTTCTACCAATATCGCATCACTGATAATTTTTATCATCGGTGGTCATGTGGTTTGGCTGTTGGGGCTTACCATGATGGTAGGGCAGGCACTTGGCGCTAATTTAGGCTCAAGGTTGGTATTATCAAAAGGGACTAAATTGATTCGCCCAATGGTGGTGACGATGTCATTAGCCATGAGTATCAAGTTATTATCGGATCAGTTTACGAGCTAA
- a CDS encoding ribonuclease E inhibitor RraB — MQFPDDDNGQMLAAMAEAGVDLSKSQDIDFFLVFDEQRDAETALEDLVNSDREGEVELLFNEESTKWELIVSIHMMPEYDAIIAAESELHDFAEEYDGISDGWGVMQHQEGDDEFADEEHECGEGCSH, encoded by the coding sequence ATGCAGTTTCCTGATGATGATAATGGGCAAATGTTGGCTGCTATGGCTGAAGCGGGTGTGGATTTGTCAAAGTCTCAAGATATCGATTTTTTCTTGGTATTTGACGAGCAGCGTGATGCGGAGACGGCACTCGAAGATCTTGTTAATTCAGATCGCGAAGGTGAAGTTGAACTGCTGTTTAATGAGGAGTCGACTAAGTGGGAATTGATTGTTTCCATTCACATGATGCCTGAATATGACGCTATTATTGCTGCTGAATCTGAGCTTCATGATTTTGCAGAAGAGTACGATGGGATCTCGGATGGATGGGGCGTGATGCAACATCAAGAAGGGGATGATGAATTCGCTGATGAAGAGCATGAATGCGGAGAAGGTTGTTCTCACTAG
- a CDS encoding GNAT family N-acetyltransferase has translation MIYLETDNLTLRSLVDSDWSNFYEMNSSEEICRFIRPPEPAAQIREVFDQRKKTWNYELNEWLALVLEDRQGNFVGYSGFRRIDKEYNDVEVGYMLRPSAQGKGFATEALKRVVEWGITEYGIRKFIGYCDIENIGSQRVMQKTGFKQEGVLREHVKNGERWVDDCVFGLLSREF, from the coding sequence ATGATATACCTAGAAACTGATAACCTGACATTAAGATCTTTAGTCGATTCTGACTGGTCGAATTTCTATGAAATGAACTCTAGTGAAGAGATTTGCCGCTTCATTAGACCTCCTGAGCCAGCAGCACAAATTCGAGAAGTTTTCGATCAAAGAAAGAAAACTTGGAATTATGAGCTAAATGAATGGCTAGCACTGGTTTTAGAAGATAGACAAGGAAACTTTGTTGGTTATTCAGGTTTTCGCCGTATTGATAAAGAATATAACGATGTTGAAGTAGGTTACATGCTGCGCCCAAGCGCTCAAGGTAAAGGGTTTGCAACTGAAGCACTTAAGCGGGTCGTTGAGTGGGGGATTACTGAATATGGTATTCGGAAATTTATAGGTTACTGTGATATTGAAAATATTGGCTCTCAACGTGTAATGCAAAAAACAGGCTTTAAGCAAGAGGGCGTATTACGAGAACATGTTAAAAACGGTGAACGTTGGGTGGATGATTGCGTTTTCGGATTATTGTCTAGGGAATTTTAG
- a CDS encoding DUF885 domain-containing protein, producing MKKSLLFMSISAVLTLPACQDNDVQEVQVSSKKQASSVTVESQQTAEKVYLDLVDNYFKDQLKLNPLMATFVGNNDYNDQFGSNLTEEYLKARHELNQGYLDKLKKIDRDRLPTNLQFSYDLFGYDRNMELISETYPSRWLPMNQFYNTVITMVQLGTGESAQPFKTVVDYKNWLVRLDGFIEWTQQAQTRMNEGTESKVVLPRVLAEKIVPQLEAHIVSNPEESIFFSPINNMPADFTAEHKAELTKAYKLMISDKLVPALTSLKGYFVETYIPKTRASDGWWGLPNGKAWYQHLANQHTTTKMPVDEIHEIGLKEVARILSEMDKVREQVGFKGDLKAFFAHLSSDPKYFFTERQDLVDGYMGLKDTINKELPKYFNVMPKADYIVKPVEAFREQSAAGASYQSPAVDGSRPGIFYINTYNLKAQPKWGMTTLSLHEAAPGHHFQIAIKQELKGVPEFQRFSGYTAFEEGWALYAEYLGMEMGLFKDPYQYFGKLSDEMLRAMRLVVDTGLHAKGWSREQAIQYMKDNSPMAESDIVAEVERYMAIPGQALSYKIGQLKIIELRERAEKALGSKFDIKAFHDQILTTGSLPMAVMEDKIDSWIASQK from the coding sequence ATGAAAAAGTCTCTTCTTTTTATGTCGATAAGTGCAGTGTTAACTCTGCCTGCATGTCAAGACAATGACGTTCAAGAAGTACAGGTTTCGTCTAAAAAACAAGCCTCATCTGTAACAGTTGAAAGTCAGCAAACAGCTGAAAAGGTGTATCTAGATTTGGTTGATAACTACTTTAAGGATCAACTGAAGCTGAATCCATTAATGGCTACTTTTGTTGGTAATAATGATTATAACGACCAATTTGGTAGTAACTTAACGGAAGAGTATCTAAAAGCGCGCCACGAACTTAACCAAGGGTATTTGGATAAGCTTAAAAAGATTGATCGTGATCGCTTACCGACAAATCTTCAGTTCAGTTATGACTTGTTCGGCTATGACCGAAACATGGAACTCATTTCTGAGACTTATCCATCGCGTTGGTTGCCGATGAACCAGTTCTATAACACTGTGATTACCATGGTTCAGCTTGGTACAGGTGAAAGCGCTCAGCCATTTAAAACAGTAGTAGATTATAAAAACTGGTTAGTTCGTTTAGATGGCTTTATTGAGTGGACTCAGCAAGCTCAAACTCGTATGAATGAGGGTACTGAAAGCAAGGTCGTACTTCCACGCGTACTTGCCGAAAAAATCGTTCCACAGCTTGAGGCTCATATTGTATCAAATCCAGAAGAAAGCATCTTTTTCTCACCAATTAACAATATGCCAGCAGATTTTACTGCTGAACATAAGGCCGAATTGACTAAAGCTTATAAGTTGATGATTTCAGATAAACTGGTACCAGCACTGACTTCATTAAAAGGTTACTTTGTTGAAACCTATATTCCTAAAACGCGTGCAAGTGATGGCTGGTGGGGATTGCCTAATGGTAAAGCTTGGTATCAACACTTGGCCAACCAACACACGACCACCAAAATGCCAGTTGATGAGATTCATGAAATTGGTTTAAAAGAAGTGGCTCGTATTTTATCTGAAATGGATAAAGTAAGAGAGCAGGTTGGTTTTAAAGGTGATTTAAAGGCCTTTTTTGCTCACTTATCATCAGACCCTAAGTATTTCTTCACCGAGCGCCAAGACTTGGTTGATGGTTATATGGGATTAAAAGATACCATCAACAAAGAGTTGCCTAAATACTTCAATGTAATGCCTAAAGCTGATTACATCGTTAAGCCTGTTGAAGCGTTCCGTGAACAATCAGCCGCTGGAGCATCTTATCAATCACCAGCAGTAGATGGTTCTCGTCCGGGTATTTTCTATATCAATACTTATAACCTAAAAGCTCAGCCAAAGTGGGGCATGACTACGCTGTCATTACATGAAGCAGCACCAGGTCACCACTTCCAAATTGCTATCAAGCAAGAGTTAAAAGGTGTGCCTGAATTCCAACGCTTCAGTGGTTACACTGCATTTGAAGAAGGCTGGGCGCTTTATGCAGAATACCTAGGTATGGAAATGGGCTTATTTAAAGACCCTTACCAATACTTTGGCAAGTTGTCTGATGAAATGCTTCGTGCAATGCGCTTAGTAGTTGACACAGGTTTACACGCCAAAGGCTGGAGTCGTGAGCAAGCGATTCAATACATGAAAGATAACTCTCCTATGGCTGAATCAGACATTGTGGCTGAAGTTGAGCGTTACATGGCGATTCCAGGCCAAGCGCTGTCATACAAAATTGGTCAGTTAAAGATTATTGAACTTCGTGAACGAGCTGAAAAAGCACTTGGTAGTAAGTTTGATATCAAAGCATTCCATGATCAAATTTTGACGACAGGTTCGCTACCAATGGCTGTGATGGAAGATAAAATTGATAGCTGGATTGCTTCACAGAAGTAA
- a CDS encoding diguanylate cyclase domain-containing protein — translation MDQETGVYNQAYFIEAFNREWQKHLSQQKGLALLYLCPNMDETSNSNTVLKILSVKLQSSFIRSNDLLARSEKGYFTIGLFDLDIDGLQAVLKRINTAITEVKHDTQTRLNQKFDCRVIAGHCTPTTNKQSDGLINQVEQALHLQPVDLKKPDKVIYWE, via the coding sequence ATGGATCAAGAAACCGGCGTCTATAACCAAGCCTACTTTATTGAAGCTTTTAACCGAGAATGGCAAAAACATCTATCACAACAAAAAGGATTAGCCTTATTGTATCTATGTCCTAACATGGATGAAACAAGCAATTCCAATACAGTTCTTAAAATTCTGTCTGTAAAACTGCAAAGTAGTTTTATAAGAAGCAATGATTTATTAGCGAGAAGTGAAAAAGGCTACTTTACAATCGGGCTATTCGATTTGGATATTGATGGTTTACAGGCTGTGTTAAAAAGAATAAATACAGCTATCACAGAAGTTAAGCATGACACTCAAACACGGTTAAATCAGAAATTTGATTGTCGAGTCATTGCGGGGCATTGTACTCCAACTACCAATAAACAATCTGATGGTTTAATTAATCAGGTTGAACAAGCGCTCCACTTACAGCCTGTAGACCTAAAGAAACCTGACAAAGTTATATACTGGGAATAA